One Jeotgalibaca porci genomic region harbors:
- the pulA gene encoding type I pullulanase, translated as MEINSLVFTGQLLKDPPYNVDTGLLNVTENFDSQYATDKKLGFIYAPERTLFRLWAPVASRIELILFNHLYEDEAEHIVMKQTAPGTFEVEVLRDLDNTAYKFGVFYPDGNYVETTDPYAIAATSNGERSVVVDLSKTNPKKWNQRMPAFTASTDAVIYEASVRDFTMAESSGATNRGKFLGVIEEGTTSPAGLTTGLDYLKEMGITHLQLMPMYDFETVNEENQTEKYNWGYDPQNYNVPEGSYATDARDPKTRIREMKQMIQGLHDAGIRVIMDVVYNHVYDPDSHPFELVAPGYYFRRNAVGSLSNGTGVGNDTASEREMMKKYILNSVKYWTKEYHIDGFRFDLMGIHDVDTMNAVRDTLDEIDPSIIVLGEGWNLNTSLAEERRATSINARQMPRIAHFNDAMRTAIKGSDMDGAFDTGFISGKPFMEQWIAINQQGGLFYPQDIAGYQQPDQMVQYVEAHDNHTLYDKLVINMAHDDERTRTRRHLLASTLGLLAQGIPFVHAGQEFLRTKQGHENTYNQSDEINKMDWDRRDTKRKEVAYMQGLIRLRHSEPLFRMRSSEEIAKHMEVLQADYYQIVWQLENETDLYYVFFNGNGDPRYFRIEEDNFELLVHDCQVTLDNPRVWIDTDEIKVEGFSTTVLHKKK; from the coding sequence ATGGAAATAAACAGCCTAGTATTCACAGGCCAGCTTCTGAAAGATCCCCCTTATAACGTAGATACTGGTTTGTTGAATGTAACAGAAAATTTTGATTCACAATATGCAACGGATAAAAAGCTTGGATTTATTTATGCGCCGGAAAGAACGCTTTTCCGCTTGTGGGCTCCGGTGGCTTCTCGAATTGAACTTATTTTATTTAATCATTTATATGAAGATGAAGCGGAACACATCGTGATGAAACAAACGGCTCCGGGAACATTTGAGGTTGAAGTATTACGCGACTTGGACAATACGGCTTACAAATTTGGCGTTTTTTATCCGGATGGTAATTATGTAGAAACAACGGATCCTTATGCGATAGCCGCTACGAGCAATGGGGAGCGGTCTGTTGTCGTGGACTTAAGCAAAACGAATCCCAAAAAGTGGAACCAACGCATGCCGGCATTTACCGCATCAACTGATGCCGTTATTTACGAAGCCAGCGTTCGTGATTTTACTATGGCGGAGTCAAGTGGTGCAACGAACCGTGGGAAATTCCTGGGCGTTATTGAAGAAGGAACGACATCACCGGCAGGTTTAACGACGGGTCTGGATTATTTAAAAGAAATGGGTATCACGCATTTACAGCTGATGCCGATGTACGATTTTGAAACTGTGAATGAAGAAAATCAAACGGAAAAATATAACTGGGGCTATGATCCGCAGAACTATAATGTTCCAGAAGGATCGTATGCAACGGATGCACGTGACCCAAAAACACGAATTCGGGAAATGAAACAAATGATTCAAGGGCTGCATGATGCAGGTATTCGTGTAATCATGGATGTGGTTTACAATCACGTTTATGATCCGGATTCCCATCCCTTTGAATTGGTTGCGCCGGGGTACTATTTCCGCCGTAACGCAGTTGGCAGCTTATCGAATGGAACCGGTGTGGGCAATGACACTGCTTCCGAACGCGAAATGATGAAAAAATACATTCTAAACAGTGTGAAATATTGGACGAAAGAATATCATATTGACGGTTTCCGTTTTGATTTAATGGGAATTCACGATGTTGATACGATGAACGCTGTTAGAGATACGTTGGATGAGATTGACCCTTCGATTATCGTGTTGGGTGAGGGTTGGAATTTAAACACGAGTTTGGCAGAAGAGAGACGGGCGACGAGTATTAATGCACGTCAAATGCCGCGTATTGCGCATTTTAATGATGCCATGCGTACGGCTATCAAAGGTTCGGACATGGACGGCGCGTTTGATACAGGCTTCATTTCGGGAAAGCCGTTTATGGAACAATGGATTGCGATTAACCAACAAGGTGGCTTATTCTACCCGCAGGATATCGCGGGGTATCAACAACCGGATCAAATGGTTCAGTATGTGGAGGCGCATGACAACCATACTTTATATGATAAATTAGTGATTAATATGGCGCATGATGATGAACGGACACGTACACGTCGCCATTTATTGGCGTCGACTTTGGGATTATTAGCCCAAGGAATTCCATTCGTTCATGCAGGGCAGGAGTTCTTACGTACGAAACAAGGACACGAAAACACCTATAACCAAAGTGATGAAATCAACAAAATGGATTGGGACCGCCGGGATACGAAAAGGAAAGAAGTGGCGTACATGCAAGGGTTAATTCGTTTGCGTCATTCCGAGCCGCTTTTCCGTATGCGTAGCTCTGAGGAAATCGCCAAACATATGGAAGTTTTGCAGGCTGATTACTATCAAATTGTCTGGCAGCTGGAAAACGAAACGGATCTGTATTATGTTTTCTTTAATGGAAATGGCGATCCGCGTTACTTCCGTATTGAAGAGGACAATTTCGAGTTGTTGGTTCACGATTGTCAGGTGACTTTGGACAATCCGCGTGTCTGGATTGATACCGATGAAATTAAGGTCGAAGGCTTTTCGACGACGGTTCTCCATAAAAAGAAGTAA
- a CDS encoding FUSC family protein, which translates to MKLGARAFKTGLAVTLSIILAQLISVDAGVIAGISAVPSTQPSVAKSYSTMRNRLIANTIGGFLAAIIGTSIDINVIVIGLATVLLIAILNYLKLSDVISLAAITMIVIMLNDSGSLYNVAAIRVAETFIGVIIAFLVNTFIHPPRYGEKLYHIIDYATSEFLVWISSSLRKNTDFAIMNKDLKWARVQLARMDYFFELLQESKLPFTKYKLDEQKQLVIYRRMIRTTRAAYGVLLVLHDYENSFFNFPQSMRITIRERMETLMTGHEQIMLKFSGRIAPEQVHFFEANKEERKLLLDNFFKHAREESNVQDFVHQKGYSGIHLMSAILEYEDELIKFNKAVSNFRQGNKHYHISQIDDF; encoded by the coding sequence ATGAAATTAGGTGCGCGTGCGTTCAAGACCGGACTAGCTGTGACCTTATCAATAATACTCGCCCAGTTGATTTCAGTGGATGCAGGCGTCATTGCTGGAATCTCTGCTGTCCCCTCAACGCAGCCCTCTGTGGCTAAATCGTATTCGACCATGCGGAACCGACTCATCGCCAACACAATCGGTGGTTTTCTAGCCGCCATCATTGGAACCAGTATTGACATCAATGTCATCGTCATCGGACTAGCTACTGTCCTTCTCATTGCCATCTTAAATTATTTAAAATTGAGTGATGTGATTAGCTTGGCAGCGATTACCATGATTGTGATTATGCTAAATGACAGCGGATCGCTCTACAATGTCGCAGCCATTCGTGTAGCCGAAACCTTTATTGGTGTCATCATTGCCTTTCTGGTCAACACATTTATTCATCCACCGCGATACGGTGAGAAACTTTACCATATTATCGACTATGCAACGAGCGAATTTCTCGTCTGGATCAGTTCCAGTTTGCGGAAAAACACTGATTTTGCGATTATGAACAAAGACTTAAAATGGGCGCGCGTTCAACTCGCTCGGATGGATTATTTCTTTGAACTCTTGCAAGAAAGTAAATTACCCTTCACCAAGTATAAATTAGATGAACAAAAACAATTAGTTATTTACCGACGTATGATTAGAACGACACGTGCGGCTTATGGCGTTCTGCTCGTATTGCACGATTATGAAAATAGCTTCTTTAATTTCCCACAGTCCATGCGAATTACGATTCGTGAGCGTATGGAAACGCTGATGACGGGGCACGAACAAATTATGTTGAAATTCAGTGGCCGAATCGCACCCGAACAAGTCCATTTCTTCGAAGCAAATAAAGAAGAGCGAAAACTACTGCTCGATAACTTTTTCAAACACGCACGCGAAGAAAGTAACGTCCAAGACTTTGTCCATCAAAAAGGGTACAGCGGTATCCACTTGATGAGTGCCATTCTGGAGTACGAAGACGAGCTGATTAAATTTAACAAAGCCGTTTCTAACTTCCGCCAAGGAAATAAACATTACCATATTTCACAAATTGATGACTTTTAA
- the recX gene encoding recombination regulator RecX — protein sequence MEITKITVQKKRKDRFNIFVDGAYAFPVSEAVLIKLGLNKGMQLTPERMEEIESENSAYLAYTTAVDYLSYGLRSEKEVRTKLREQEIPEAYIEPALQRLRDQKYIDDLIYGESYTRTMMTINRKGPRVIAQELKQKGLDEPTIMTALDQYPENVQLENALALAEKTLRKQSRVSSREGGQKTRLYLQQKGFDKEIIQQVFEEVETEKSTEDELDALRVQGDKAWIRYARKAEGRALIQKVRASLYQKGFANELINTYIEEKELNDE from the coding sequence ATGGAAATTACAAAAATTACAGTTCAGAAAAAACGGAAGGACCGCTTTAACATATTTGTGGACGGCGCGTATGCATTCCCTGTTTCAGAAGCTGTTTTGATTAAATTAGGTCTGAATAAAGGCATGCAGCTGACGCCGGAGCGGATGGAAGAAATCGAGAGTGAAAATAGCGCGTATCTAGCTTATACGACTGCGGTCGATTATTTATCTTACGGTCTCCGAAGTGAAAAAGAAGTGCGGACGAAGCTGCGTGAACAGGAGATTCCCGAGGCTTATATCGAACCGGCTTTACAACGTTTGCGTGATCAAAAGTATATCGATGACCTCATTTACGGGGAAAGTTATACCCGGACGATGATGACGATTAACCGAAAAGGGCCACGTGTGATTGCTCAAGAACTGAAGCAGAAGGGGTTGGATGAGCCGACCATTATGACGGCGTTAGACCAGTATCCCGAGAACGTACAGTTGGAGAATGCCTTGGCGTTGGCGGAAAAGACATTGCGGAAACAAAGCCGGGTGTCGTCACGCGAAGGCGGCCAGAAAACGCGCCTTTATTTACAACAAAAAGGGTTTGATAAGGAAATCATCCAACAGGTGTTTGAAGAGGTAGAGACGGAGAAGTCGACGGAAGACGAATTGGATGCGTTGCGGGTACAGGGGGATAAGGCCTGGATCCGTTATGCGCGGAAGGCTGAAGGCCGCGCTTTGATTCAAAAAGTACGGGCAAGTTTGTACCAAAAGGGCTTCGCAAACGAATTGATAAATACATATATAGAGGAAAAGGAATTAAATGACGAATAA
- the mutY gene encoding A/G-specific adenine glycosylase, giving the protein MTNKELLLEKYGVEMWSDETIVAFRKALLDWYDAKGRDHLPWRMNQDPYRIWVSEIMLQQTQVNTVIPYFNRFVMLFPSIRDLAEADEEVLLKAWEGLGYYSRVRNMQVAAQQVMTDYDGVFPSDPAEIIKLKGIGPYTCGAISSMAFGLPEPAVDGNVMRVFSRLFEIGDDIAKPATRKLFELLVRIVIDPDRPGDFNQAIMDLGSDICGPVNPRPEESPLREFNAAYKNGTMHLYPFKSKAKKPVVMDLHGVVVRRGNAYLMEKRPSGGLLGDFWTFPLVEEGPEDEPIGSFTHVFSHRKWRVQVHVQEADSKRELADNMKWVLEEDFPEYAFAVPQQKMWEIVKKHERKLF; this is encoded by the coding sequence ATGACGAATAAAGAACTCTTATTAGAAAAATATGGTGTTGAGATGTGGTCGGACGAAACGATTGTGGCGTTCCGAAAGGCCTTGTTAGATTGGTATGATGCGAAAGGGCGCGACCATTTACCATGGCGAATGAATCAGGATCCGTACCGCATTTGGGTGTCGGAAATCATGTTGCAACAGACGCAGGTGAATACGGTCATTCCGTATTTTAACCGCTTCGTGATGTTGTTTCCGTCGATTCGCGATTTGGCGGAGGCGGATGAAGAAGTGTTATTGAAAGCATGGGAAGGGCTCGGCTATTACTCGCGCGTTCGGAATATGCAGGTAGCTGCCCAACAAGTAATGACGGATTATGACGGTGTGTTTCCTTCTGACCCGGCGGAAATTATTAAGCTGAAAGGGATTGGGCCGTATACGTGCGGTGCAATTTCTTCAATGGCGTTCGGCTTGCCCGAGCCGGCAGTCGATGGAAATGTGATGCGTGTGTTCAGTCGGTTGTTTGAAATCGGTGACGATATTGCGAAACCTGCGACGCGTAAGTTGTTTGAATTGCTGGTGCGTATTGTAATTGACCCGGATCGCCCGGGAGATTTTAATCAGGCGATAATGGATTTGGGATCGGATATTTGTGGACCGGTAAATCCGCGTCCGGAAGAGAGTCCTTTACGTGAATTTAATGCGGCTTATAAAAATGGGACGATGCATTTATATCCGTTTAAATCGAAGGCGAAGAAGCCGGTTGTGATGGATTTGCATGGGGTTGTTGTGCGTCGCGGGAATGCGTATTTAATGGAGAAACGGCCAAGTGGCGGCTTGTTGGGCGATTTCTGGACATTTCCGCTGGTGGAAGAGGGGCCGGAAGATGAGCCGATTGGTTCGTTTACCCATGTGTTCAGTCACCGCAAGTGGCGTGTTCAGGTTCATGTGCAGGAAGCAGACTCAAAGCGTGAGTTGGCGGATAATATGAAGTGGGTTTTGGAAGAAGATTTCCCGGAGTATGCGTTTGCAGTTCCGCAGCAGAAAATGTGGGAAATCGTGAAAAAGCACGAACGAAAATTATTTTAA
- a CDS encoding LacI family DNA-binding transcriptional regulator — translation MPTLNDVAKLANVSKMTVSRVINHPEQVTEELRDLVHRAMVELDYRPNKVAKALAQNRTLIVKVMILEEMDTTDPYFMNLLIGIASELDKNHYALQLITQDSINKTECDGYIIMGMRENDYEWIKEMPKPVVLFGENDYGVTYVDSDNVGGTVKATNFAIERGYDKITFVGIDVTDRFERSREKGYLDAMAAAGMEPEILRFDNHSTPTMEYFRENLHMYPENTCFVCGSDRLALGVENGIYQAGKSVPGDYGVIGFDGVLLDQIAVPKLTTVKQDVRRMGELCAQLVLNKIELPNEEVESIEFDTQLVMRESTK, via the coding sequence ATGCCAACTTTAAATGATGTTGCCAAACTGGCGAATGTTTCAAAAATGACAGTTTCGCGCGTGATTAATCATCCCGAACAAGTGACTGAGGAACTCCGTGACTTGGTTCACAGAGCGATGGTAGAGCTGGATTACCGCCCGAATAAAGTGGCGAAAGCTCTCGCGCAAAACAGAACATTGATTGTAAAGGTAATGATTTTGGAGGAAATGGATACAACGGATCCGTATTTTATGAATTTGCTTATTGGGATTGCGAGTGAATTGGATAAAAATCATTATGCCTTGCAGTTGATTACGCAGGATAGTATAAATAAAACGGAGTGCGACGGTTATATTATAATGGGCATGCGCGAGAATGATTATGAATGGATTAAGGAGATGCCGAAGCCGGTCGTGTTGTTTGGGGAAAATGACTACGGCGTGACATATGTCGATTCTGATAATGTCGGCGGCACGGTAAAAGCGACGAACTTTGCAATCGAAAGAGGCTATGACAAAATTACATTTGTCGGAATTGACGTGACAGACCGGTTCGAACGTTCGCGTGAAAAAGGGTATTTGGATGCGATGGCTGCCGCCGGGATGGAACCGGAGATTCTGCGTTTTGATAATCATTCGACTCCGACGATGGAATACTTCCGGGAAAATCTGCATATGTATCCGGAAAATACATGCTTCGTTTGTGGATCGGACCGCTTAGCGTTGGGCGTTGAAAATGGGATTTATCAAGCGGGTAAGTCAGTTCCTGGAGACTACGGGGTCATCGGCTTCGACGGCGTCTTGTTGGATCAGATTGCCGTTCCCAAACTGACAACTGTTAAGCAGGACGTCCGCCGAATGGGTGAGTTATGTGCGCAATTGGTATTGAATAAGATTGAGTTACCGAATGAGGAAGTTGAAAGTATCGAGTTTGATACACAACTGGTGATGAGAGAAAGTACAAAATAA
- the ntdP gene encoding nucleoside tri-diphosphate phosphatase, with the protein MHHPKEGEFITIKSYKHDGSLHRTWRDTMVLKTSDQSIIGCNDHTLVTEADGRRWVTREPALLYYHKHYWFNIVTMIRQKGVSYYCNLASPYAIDDEALKYIDYDLDIKVFPDGEKRLLDVDEYELHRARMQYPKEIDHILKENVKILVNWINEEKGPFSKEYVELWYERYRQLSYHKHNK; encoded by the coding sequence ATGCATCATCCGAAAGAAGGAGAATTCATCACTATCAAGAGTTATAAGCATGACGGCAGCCTGCATCGTACCTGGCGTGACACCATGGTATTAAAAACCAGTGATCAATCCATCATTGGCTGCAATGATCATACCCTTGTGACGGAGGCTGATGGCCGTCGTTGGGTAACGCGTGAACCGGCGCTCTTGTATTATCATAAGCATTATTGGTTCAACATTGTAACCATGATTCGTCAAAAAGGTGTGTCGTATTACTGTAATCTTGCTTCACCTTATGCAATTGATGATGAAGCTTTGAAGTATATCGACTATGATCTGGATATCAAGGTTTTTCCTGATGGTGAAAAACGCTTATTGGATGTAGATGAATACGAATTGCACCGCGCTCGTATGCAATATCCAAAAGAAATCGACCATATCTTGAAAGAAAACGTCAAAATTTTGGTGAATTGGATTAACGAAGAAAAAGGTCCATTTTCCAAAGAGTACGTTGAATTATGGTATGAAAGATATCGTCAGCTGTCGTATCATAAGCATAACAAGTGA
- a CDS encoding Cof-type HAD-IIB family hydrolase, producing MSKWGVAVIKLVAIDIDGTLVNEEKIMTAKVKQTIHKAMDQGVKIVLCTGRPIAGIMPYLEELEMFKEDDFVISQNGAVITRTDTREIIEVWPFEKEMIETLYAFGKDFSAEFLLMNEEHFYMITPDEEAAEIRPELQGEGETVRMPVELTSLATLEGDYVKTMFFGNTAEIDEVEAALPAEFYEAFSIARSQNYLLEIGAKNVNKGTALLKLAEDLGIARDEVMAIGDGNNDYDMIQAAGLGVVMENGTERLKGIAKEMTLSNENDGVAHALEKFVLKNKQ from the coding sequence ATGAGTAAATGGGGTGTTGCAGTGATTAAACTTGTGGCGATAGATATCGATGGAACACTTGTTAATGAAGAGAAGATTATGACAGCTAAAGTGAAGCAGACGATTCATAAAGCAATGGATCAAGGTGTGAAAATTGTTCTGTGTACCGGCCGTCCCATTGCGGGAATCATGCCTTATTTGGAAGAACTTGAGATGTTTAAGGAAGATGATTTCGTCATTTCACAAAATGGGGCTGTGATTACACGGACTGATACGCGCGAAATCATCGAGGTTTGGCCGTTCGAAAAAGAAATGATTGAAACATTATATGCGTTTGGTAAAGATTTTTCTGCCGAATTTCTGCTTATGAACGAGGAACATTTCTACATGATTACCCCGGATGAAGAAGCGGCTGAGATTCGTCCTGAGTTGCAAGGCGAAGGGGAGACGGTTCGCATGCCTGTTGAATTGACTTCACTGGCTACACTAGAAGGCGATTATGTAAAGACAATGTTCTTTGGTAATACAGCCGAGATTGATGAGGTGGAAGCCGCTTTGCCGGCTGAATTCTACGAAGCCTTTTCCATCGCACGCAGCCAGAACTATCTGTTAGAAATAGGTGCCAAAAACGTTAACAAAGGTACCGCCTTATTAAAATTAGCGGAAGATTTGGGAATTGCACGTGATGAAGTAATGGCAATCGGCGACGGCAATAATGATTATGACATGATTCAAGCTGCAGGTCTGGGCGTGGTAATGGAAAACGGAACCGAGCGTCTGAAAGGCATCGCAAAAGAAATGACGTTGTCGAATGAAAACGATGGTGTCGCACATGCACTTGAGAAGTTTGTTTTGAAAAATAAACAATAA
- a CDS encoding Fur family transcriptional regulator, which yields MAHPMVTDSLNKLRNENIRITPQREAILEFMVETDNHPTADEIYQALSAAFPSMSAATVYNNLHLFTKVGFVKELTYGDGASRFDFTNTQHYHAICEKCGAVLDLYYPVLDDLEDITESLIGFEVTHHRMEVYGVCADCLVLPK from the coding sequence ATGGCACATCCTATGGTAACAGATTCTTTGAACAAGTTAAGAAATGAAAATATCCGGATTACGCCACAACGGGAAGCAATTCTCGAATTTATGGTGGAAACGGACAATCATCCCACTGCGGATGAAATATATCAGGCACTATCAGCGGCCTTTCCGAGTATGAGTGCAGCAACTGTTTATAATAACCTGCATTTATTTACAAAGGTTGGTTTTGTTAAAGAGCTGACATACGGAGACGGCGCGAGCCGGTTTGATTTTACGAATACACAACATTACCACGCGATTTGTGAAAAGTGTGGTGCGGTGCTGGATTTATATTATCCGGTTTTGGATGATTTAGAAGATATTACGGAAAGTCTAATCGGATTCGAGGTCACGCATCACCGGATGGAAGTGTACGGCGTATGTGCGGATTGTCTTGTTCTCCCAAAGTAG
- a CDS encoding nuclease-related domain-containing protein, protein MRNKPKNLHLMEILHPRMPFNSQQEKIFTDAKKGFDGECAADNQMDAFLDNCIIINDLCLQANRFCQIDKLIIAPSTIYLLEIKNYGGTFIYDNKQFFNRKMEERDNPFLQLERTEQQLRMFTKAFDLPIYSRILTMNAAFQLHGSTVDMPLVPYGQLESFVRFVANDRRILTSSHYELARYLRESHQTQNRYEQLMPFDFPELKQGVFCSKCEAEMSLVSRRSFLCEACGSLITKRQVVQKSLEELRILGISQRAGGRLIREWTGNQMNLRGIERSLQFLNKNDHSNLL, encoded by the coding sequence ATGAGAAATAAACCTAAAAATCTGCATTTAATGGAAATTCTACACCCACGCATGCCTTTCAACAGTCAACAAGAAAAAATCTTTACTGATGCTAAGAAGGGGTTCGACGGTGAATGTGCCGCGGACAATCAGATGGACGCATTTCTGGATAATTGTATCATCATCAACGACCTCTGTCTCCAAGCCAATCGCTTTTGCCAAATCGACAAACTTATTATCGCCCCTTCCACTATTTATCTGCTCGAGATTAAGAATTACGGTGGAACGTTTATTTATGACAACAAGCAATTTTTCAATCGTAAAATGGAGGAGCGCGATAATCCCTTTCTCCAACTTGAAAGAACAGAACAGCAACTTCGAATGTTTACGAAAGCTTTTGATTTGCCCATCTATTCTCGAATATTGACAATGAATGCTGCTTTTCAACTCCATGGTTCGACAGTGGACATGCCGCTTGTTCCTTACGGCCAACTTGAGTCATTTGTTCGTTTTGTGGCAAATGACCGCCGAATCCTGACCAGTTCTCACTACGAACTAGCGCGCTACCTCCGCGAGTCGCATCAAACTCAGAATCGTTATGAACAGTTGATGCCTTTTGATTTTCCTGAGTTGAAACAAGGCGTGTTTTGTTCCAAATGTGAGGCGGAGATGTCTTTGGTCTCTCGGCGTTCTTTTTTATGCGAGGCATGTGGATCTTTAATAACTAAAAGACAAGTCGTCCAAAAATCATTAGAAGAGTTGCGAATTCTGGGTATCTCACAGAGAGCTGGCGGCAGACTGATAAGGGAATGGACGGGGAATCAAATGAATCTAAGAGGCATCGAACGTTCACTTCAATTTTTAAATAAAAATGACCATTCAAATTTGCTATAA
- a CDS encoding GNAT family N-acetyltransferase: protein MLQLKSVTNLKTLLKVRRLYLDAFPGFERLPFWVLLYKAKKSDSKLSAIYNGDQFVGLTNVAYYQDIVYLFYLAIDPTLRSHGYGSKILHLLKENYPDKRIFLNIEKIDEMSDNFAQRVKRKNSISRTASKMPILKSKQTRSPMKFYTPGDPLPDRIMTYCLSLTYIPSLENSFYKIKQEPEILQFPSSCLFCTFSHHQLCIKLDTFNFLIR from the coding sequence ATGCTTCAATTAAAATCAGTAACTAACTTAAAAACACTCTTAAAAGTGCGGCGCTTGTATCTGGATGCATTTCCAGGTTTCGAACGTCTGCCTTTTTGGGTGTTGCTCTACAAAGCCAAAAAGAGTGACAGTAAACTATCCGCTATTTACAACGGCGACCAGTTTGTGGGTCTGACAAATGTGGCGTATTACCAAGATATTGTGTATCTTTTTTATTTGGCGATTGACCCTACTCTCCGTTCACACGGATACGGCAGTAAAATCCTTCACCTTTTGAAGGAGAACTATCCGGACAAACGTATTTTTCTCAATATTGAAAAAATCGATGAAATGTCAGATAACTTTGCGCAGCGTGTGAAACGTAAAAATTCTATCAGCAGAACGGCTTCCAAAATGCCGATTTTGAAGTCGAAACAGACGCGGTCACCTATGAAATTTTATACACCGGGGGACCCGTTGCCAGACAGGATTATGACTTATTGTTTAAGTCTTACTTACATCCCATCATTAGAAAACTCTTTCTATAAAATAAAACAGGAGCCGGAAATTTTACAATTTCCGAGCTCCTGTTTATTTTGTACTTTCTCTCATCACCAGTTGTGTATCAAACTCGATACTTTCAACTTCCTCATTCGGTAA
- a CDS encoding ISL3 family transposase, translating to MAHTHCIKKMLGIEDPNIYLDDMPVVFEENKQVKNIVVQGKLSYTPRCCKKCGITNDSHQDIIKNGTKLSTIKLTHINFQPVLLRLKKQRFLCKHCAQTFIAETKLVERHCFISNIIKRTIAMELREIQSMRLVAQHLSVSNSTVIRVLEKVAEPLEANHIYLPQHLSIDEFKSVKNVSGAMSFLFLDAQNHRLIDVVEDRRQNQLIDYFMRYPKESRYSVKTVTMDMYSPYLAVVKDCFPKAQIVIDRFHIVQHLNRALNSFRIRVMNEAKKKSETDYRKLKKQWKLLLKNEWELDVTDYRTHRLYEGLVTEKMMVDYLLHINPRLRQVYTLVNDLRFALQRHDFDQFKTILEESRKYVLPKKVRTTVQTLFKYQEGIRNACLYTLSNGAIEGVNNKIKNIKRSGFGYRNYSHLRARILISYRLTASQFEPKALHYKEEKRRQEEKEKAKAN from the coding sequence ATGGCCCATACTCATTGTATTAAAAAAATGCTCGGAATAGAAGACCCAAATATATATTTAGATGACATGCCCGTTGTATTCGAAGAAAACAAGCAAGTTAAAAACATCGTTGTCCAAGGGAAATTATCTTACACCCCGCGGTGTTGTAAGAAATGCGGCATCACAAACGATTCCCACCAAGATATCATCAAGAACGGGACGAAGCTGTCCACAATAAAGCTGACCCACATCAATTTCCAGCCGGTTCTCCTGCGTCTGAAGAAACAACGTTTCTTGTGTAAACACTGTGCTCAAACCTTCATCGCTGAAACAAAACTCGTTGAACGACACTGCTTCATCTCCAACATCATCAAACGGACAATCGCGATGGAACTGCGGGAAATCCAGTCCATGAGGTTGGTGGCGCAACACCTTTCCGTTTCCAACAGCACGGTCATCCGAGTCCTTGAAAAAGTGGCGGAGCCATTGGAGGCCAATCATATCTATCTCCCGCAACACCTTTCCATCGATGAATTCAAGTCGGTCAAAAATGTGTCCGGCGCCATGAGCTTCCTGTTTCTTGATGCCCAAAACCACCGGTTGATCGATGTCGTCGAGGACAGACGGCAGAATCAGCTGATTGACTACTTCATGCGCTATCCCAAGGAATCGCGTTATAGCGTGAAGACTGTCACGATGGACATGTATTCCCCGTATCTGGCGGTCGTAAAAGACTGTTTTCCTAAAGCGCAAATCGTTATCGATCGGTTCCATATTGTCCAACACCTGAATCGGGCACTCAATTCGTTCCGTATCCGCGTCATGAATGAAGCCAAGAAAAAAAGCGAGACGGACTACCGTAAGCTGAAGAAACAATGGAAATTGCTTTTGAAAAATGAGTGGGAATTAGACGTCACCGATTATCGGACGCACCGGCTTTACGAGGGACTGGTGACCGAGAAGATGATGGTGGACTATTTATTGCATATCAACCCGCGCTTGCGCCAGGTTTATACCTTGGTGAATGACCTACGTTTCGCCCTCCAAAGGCATGACTTTGACCAATTCAAAACCATTTTAGAAGAATCCAGGAAATATGTACTGCCAAAAAAAGTCCGTACCACCGTGCAGACTTTGTTCAAGTATCAGGAAGGCATCCGGAATGCTTGTCTGTATACCTTGTCCAACGGGGCCATCGAAGGGGTCAACAATAAAATAAAAAACATCAAGCGTTCCGGATTCGGTTATCGAAATTATAGCCACCTGCGTGCACGCATCCTCATCAGTTACCGCCTGACGGCGAGCCAATTTGAGCCGAAGGCACTCCATTACAAGGAGGAAAAGCGCCGACAAGAAGAAAAAGAAAAAGCCAAAGCGAATTAG